From a region of the Ktedonobacterales bacterium genome:
- a CDS encoding acyl-CoA dehydrogenase family protein — protein MTASGAPSRPETMLSTQAAPAATPGTGEPTMPDTRGVNYYDADPHLAFLLRRMLPPADFARAEPHLRALGKLAGERLDSLAAEANKHLPQLINFDKRGQRVDEIVFHPAYHELGRVFYEQFGIAAMSYRDGVLGWPERASDQREREWPNPERPSAPGRRPERGPHLVKFALAYIGNQAESGIFCPLSMTDTLSRVLLMYAPPDVQARYLPRLTATRYEDLFTGAEFLTEKHGGSDVGGGTRTIARETPDGWRLSGDKWFCSNACADVILTLARPEGAPAGTKGLGLFLVPRVLPDGTRNSYTINRLKDKLGTRSMASGEVTFNDTFAHLISGPGKGFIQMTEMLNLTRVWTGLGALSLMRRALLESQTHAAGRLAWGQPLDSFPLMRQMLLDLTLEVESCAALQFFAVQTLQRVDDGDQSAQPLLRILTPLVKYYISKRSQWVAQEGMEVRGGNGYIEDWPNARIVRDADVNAIWEGSSNIVALDVARAMTREGAGSSGVTLFAALDEKLAALREPAVARAAALTRRALDRLGTRFAKTAALDANARQLPLRGLVDRLGQLACITLLLDEAETQAAQDHSYRQLFLAARFLRRAIYPHPDGPGFDTDRAAFDYFRAIMDWSPIPASAAEELLALCES, from the coding sequence ATGACCGCATCCGGCGCCCCCAGCCGACCAGAGACTATGTTGTCTACCCAGGCGGCTCCAGCCGCCACACCCGGAACGGGTGAGCCGACCATGCCCGATACACGCGGCGTGAACTATTACGATGCCGACCCACATCTGGCCTTCTTGCTGCGCCGGATGCTGCCGCCCGCTGACTTTGCCCGCGCAGAGCCACACCTGCGCGCCCTGGGCAAGCTGGCAGGCGAACGCCTGGACTCGCTCGCCGCCGAGGCCAACAAGCACTTGCCCCAACTCATCAACTTCGACAAGCGCGGCCAGCGGGTGGACGAGATCGTCTTTCACCCGGCCTATCACGAACTGGGGCGCGTCTTCTATGAGCAGTTCGGCATCGCCGCCATGTCCTACCGCGATGGCGTGCTGGGCTGGCCGGAGCGCGCGAGCGACCAACGGGAGCGAGAGTGGCCGAACCCGGAGAGGCCAAGCGCTCCGGGCCGAAGGCCGGAGCGCGGGCCGCATCTGGTAAAGTTCGCGCTCGCCTACATCGGCAATCAGGCCGAAAGTGGTATCTTCTGCCCCCTCTCCATGACCGACACCCTCTCGCGCGTCCTGCTCATGTATGCCCCTCCCGACGTACAGGCGCGCTATCTGCCGCGCCTGACCGCTACCCGCTACGAAGACCTCTTCACGGGCGCGGAGTTCCTGACCGAAAAACACGGCGGCTCCGATGTCGGCGGTGGCACGCGCACCATTGCCCGCGAAACGCCTGATGGCTGGCGGCTGAGCGGCGATAAGTGGTTTTGCAGCAACGCCTGCGCCGATGTCATCCTGACACTGGCCCGTCCAGAGGGCGCGCCCGCCGGAACCAAAGGGCTGGGCCTTTTCCTGGTCCCGCGCGTCCTGCCCGATGGCACACGCAACAGCTACACCATCAACCGGCTAAAAGACAAGCTAGGCACGCGCTCGATGGCTTCCGGCGAAGTCACCTTCAACGACACCTTTGCCCATCTCATCAGCGGCCCTGGCAAAGGCTTCATTCAGATGACCGAGATGCTCAACCTTACCCGCGTCTGGACGGGCCTGGGCGCGCTCTCCTTGATGCGCCGCGCCCTGCTGGAATCGCAGACGCACGCCGCTGGCCGCCTGGCCTGGGGCCAGCCGCTGGACAGCTTCCCGCTGATGCGGCAGATGCTGCTGGACCTGACATTGGAAGTAGAAAGCTGCGCGGCGCTGCAATTCTTCGCCGTCCAGACACTTCAGCGCGTTGATGACGGCGACCAATCAGCGCAGCCTCTGCTGCGTATCCTGACGCCGCTGGTGAAATACTACATCTCCAAGCGTTCGCAGTGGGTCGCGCAGGAAGGCATGGAGGTGCGCGGCGGCAACGGCTATATCGAGGATTGGCCCAACGCCCGCATCGTCCGCGACGCCGATGTCAACGCCATTTGGGAAGGCTCCAGCAATATCGTCGCCCTCGACGTTGCCCGCGCCATGACCCGCGAAGGCGCGGGTAGCTCAGGCGTAACCCTCTTTGCCGCGCTCGATGAGAAACTGGCCGCGCTCCGCGAGCCAGCCGTTGCCCGCGCCGCCGCGCTCACCCGCCGCGCCCTGGACCGCCTGGGAACGAGGTTTGCCAAAACCGCCGCGCTGGACGCCAACGCCCGGCAGCTTCCCTTGCGCGGTCTGGTAGACCGCCTGGGCCAACTGGCTTGTATCACTCTCCTGCTGGACGAGGCCGAGACGCAGGCCGCCCAGGACCACAGCTACCGCCAGCTTTTCCTGGCCGCGCGCTTCCTGCGCCGGGCCATCTATCCACATCCTGATGGCCCCGGCTTCGACACGGACCGCGCCGCCTTCGATTACTTCCGCGCCATCATGGACTGGTCGCCTATCCCTGCCAGCGCCGCAGAAGAGCTTCTGGCCCTGTGTGAATCATAG
- a CDS encoding DUF499 domain-containing protein: MSIPAWHERCILREDVRSGRLELFEFAADLNLVRQGSAPPIYQQPQDFFSRTYPSGQMKLLVRQVTRRLSDLSDGKPVIRMQVAYGGGKTHTLIALLHLAEQGARAAGESAGARRPHAPAAEGAKLHDHPTVATFLTFADVSQLPRARVALLPFDKFNFQEGLTVYDAEGNSRTAYTPWGILAFQLGGAAGYAMVNDNPQEYSAPGEERLAELLALPQKRDGSGTLILIDETLMYCRDAYNARASTLGTLKDFFQRLTQAVGRTSKCALVASLVSSETEQHDATGIIILRELENIFGRVEENIEPVGRDDLPEVLRRRFFEQIPSEEERQTIANSISAALQNIPVRDSQKDQQAERRFRDSYPFHPELLDVLIQKWTLLSKFQRTRGALRLLGLALKEAAGHDSSPLIAPGAFLNYRGEPTTLSPALAELVKATDDGENWRPILEGETTRARTAQGQYPALHERQIEQAVIATFLHSQPRGKRAETPDLLGLLAYSGVDQISLIEGLKGWRGLSWFLVEGDDHFWQLDLTPNLNQMHAAAMDRVKGSDIEDEIHKRVSNAKTLTERPNDIPAHVLPRSPRDVEDRPDVRYLVLGPECAVTPEQPVSAEVNAFFGTTSGPNNPRTYKNALVALAPESSSLSGLRNQIKRALAWQLVQKSDDAARLSEAQQKKLQKELQDAERLIPGSVQATWSVLVAADEGGTIRGELLKIIPDKQNAAPFERIIHTLRESERLAPEKIDPDLLLPDSYFNLWRAGQTELRVIDLARSFGQFTRLPRLLRRRVLDESLRQGAQSGALVLRLVRSDGSVRTIWRQTPSEEDLHREELEIVPIKHATLTSLDPGLLVPGALGDLWPTPPNGGLTPEQINAYFAGRLAPRLDSTQTLDQALRTAVKDGLLLLQMSGESYYHESLPPDLALDGVKVLPAPQALKGGALGPVALPEAWAAGSTTIGRLLEALTAKEGTPVPWPILRDALLDGERQNTFSLDTAQLVTAAPAERAAILVRPREITTLDTGAFIDASVTSLLQGGQAKLADIKAAIERARGVTIPDAVFIRAAKQAASEGKILLPEGIEKQPDTEIIKQHVQPKKTRIAVEARLNLKALADLPQAAQEIRNSFPDMNFEFRITISAEGEALTPEQVEQLNTILVGISPQLRLS; encoded by the coding sequence ATGTCCATTCCTGCCTGGCATGAACGCTGTATTCTGCGCGAAGACGTGCGCAGCGGGCGGCTGGAACTTTTCGAGTTTGCCGCCGACCTGAATCTGGTGCGCCAGGGCAGCGCGCCGCCCATCTACCAGCAGCCGCAGGATTTCTTTTCGCGCACCTATCCCTCCGGCCAGATGAAGCTGCTGGTGCGCCAGGTCACGCGGCGGCTGAGCGATCTGTCCGATGGCAAGCCGGTCATCCGCATGCAGGTCGCCTATGGCGGCGGCAAAACGCATACCCTCATCGCCCTGCTGCATCTGGCCGAACAGGGCGCGCGAGCCGCAGGCGAGAGTGCGGGCGCCCGGCGTCCGCACGCGCCTGCCGCCGAAGGCGCGAAACTGCACGACCACCCCACCGTCGCCACATTCCTCACCTTTGCCGACGTGTCGCAGTTGCCGCGCGCGCGGGTCGCGCTGCTGCCGTTCGATAAGTTCAACTTTCAGGAAGGGCTGACGGTTTACGACGCGGAGGGCAACAGTCGCACCGCCTACACGCCCTGGGGCATCCTGGCCTTTCAGCTTGGCGGTGCGGCTGGCTATGCGATGGTCAACGACAACCCGCAGGAGTACAGCGCCCCTGGCGAGGAGCGGCTGGCTGAACTGCTGGCCCTGCCCCAGAAGCGCGACGGCAGCGGCACGCTGATCCTCATTGACGAAACCCTCATGTATTGCCGCGATGCGTATAACGCTCGCGCCAGCACGCTCGGCACGCTCAAGGACTTCTTTCAGCGGCTCACGCAGGCGGTAGGACGCACCTCGAAGTGCGCGTTGGTGGCATCGCTCGTTTCCTCCGAAACCGAACAGCACGACGCCACCGGCATCATTATCTTGCGCGAACTGGAAAATATCTTTGGCCGCGTTGAAGAGAATATCGAGCCGGTAGGGCGCGACGACCTGCCCGAAGTGCTGCGCCGCCGCTTTTTCGAGCAGATTCCCTCCGAGGAAGAGCGCCAGACCATTGCCAATTCCATTTCCGCCGCGCTCCAGAATATCCCTGTGCGCGACAGCCAGAAGGATCAGCAGGCCGAGCGCCGCTTCCGCGACTCGTATCCGTTTCATCCTGAACTGCTGGATGTCCTCATCCAGAAATGGACGCTGCTCTCCAAGTTTCAGCGCACGCGCGGCGCGCTGCGTCTGCTGGGGTTGGCCTTAAAGGAAGCCGCAGGCCACGACTCCAGCCCATTGATCGCTCCCGGCGCCTTTCTCAACTATCGCGGCGAACCGACCACCCTTTCGCCCGCGCTCGCCGAACTGGTCAAAGCCACCGACGACGGCGAAAACTGGCGGCCTATTCTGGAAGGCGAGACCACGCGGGCGCGCACTGCGCAGGGGCAATATCCCGCGCTGCATGAGCGGCAGATCGAGCAGGCGGTCATTGCCACCTTTCTGCATTCCCAGCCACGCGGCAAGCGCGCCGAAACGCCTGATCTGCTGGGTCTGCTGGCCTATTCCGGCGTGGATCAGATCAGTCTGATCGAAGGACTCAAGGGCTGGCGCGGCCTCTCCTGGTTCCTGGTGGAAGGTGACGATCACTTCTGGCAGCTTGACCTGACGCCCAACCTGAACCAGATGCACGCTGCCGCGATGGACCGGGTGAAAGGCAGCGACATCGAAGACGAGATTCACAAGCGGGTATCGAACGCCAAAACGCTCACCGAGCGCCCGAATGATATTCCGGCGCATGTCTTGCCGCGCTCTCCCCGCGACGTGGAGGACAGGCCCGATGTTCGCTATCTCGTCCTTGGCCCGGAATGCGCCGTCACCCCGGAGCAGCCCGTCTCGGCAGAGGTCAACGCTTTCTTTGGCACCACCAGCGGCCCCAACAACCCGCGCACCTACAAGAACGCGCTGGTGGCGCTGGCTCCCGAAAGCTCCAGCCTGAGCGGCCTGCGCAACCAGATCAAACGGGCGCTGGCCTGGCAACTGGTGCAAAAAAGCGATGATGCCGCGCGGCTCTCCGAGGCCCAGCAAAAGAAGCTGCAAAAAGAGCTACAAGATGCGGAGAGGCTCATTCCTGGCTCCGTCCAGGCTACCTGGTCGGTGCTGGTGGCCGCCGATGAGGGAGGCACGATCAGGGGCGAACTGCTCAAGATCATCCCGGACAAGCAAAACGCCGCGCCCTTTGAGCGCATCATCCATACGCTGCGCGAGAGCGAGCGGCTGGCCCCCGAAAAGATTGACCCGGACCTGCTCTTGCCCGACAGCTACTTTAATCTCTGGCGCGCCGGGCAAACGGAACTGAGGGTCATTGACCTGGCGCGCTCCTTTGGGCAGTTTACCCGCCTGCCCCGGCTGCTGCGACGCCGGGTACTGGATGAATCGCTGCGGCAAGGCGCGCAGAGCGGCGCGCTGGTCTTGCGGCTGGTCCGCTCGGATGGCAGCGTCCGCACCATCTGGCGCCAGACTCCCTCCGAGGAAGACCTGCACCGAGAAGAACTGGAGATTGTGCCGATCAAACATGCCACGCTCACCAGCCTGGACCCTGGCCTGCTCGTGCCCGGCGCGCTGGGCGACCTCTGGCCGACGCCGCCCAATGGAGGACTCACGCCAGAGCAGATCAACGCTTATTTTGCTGGCCGCCTTGCCCCCAGGCTCGACAGCACGCAGACGCTCGATCAGGCGCTGCGTACCGCCGTGAAAGATGGTTTGCTCCTGCTCCAGATGAGCGGCGAGAGCTATTATCACGAATCACTGCCCCCTGACCTCGCGCTCGATGGCGTGAAAGTGCTTCCTGCCCCCCAGGCGCTGAAGGGTGGCGCGCTCGGCCCGGTAGCCCTGCCAGAAGCCTGGGCCGCTGGCAGCACTACGATTGGCCGCCTGCTCGAAGCCCTGACAGCGAAAGAGGGAACGCCAGTCCCCTGGCCTATCCTGCGCGACGCGCTGCTGGATGGAGAGCGCCAGAACACCTTCTCGCTTGACACTGCTCAGCTTGTCACTGCTGCGCCAGCCGAGCGCGCCGCCATCCTGGTGCGCCCGCGTGAGATCACGACGCTTGATACCGGCGCTTTCATCGACGCCTCGGTCACGAGCCTGCTGCAAGGCGGTCAGGCAAAACTGGCAGACATCAAAGCGGCGATTGAACGTGCGCGGGGCGTCACCATTCCAGACGCGGTGTTTATCCGCGCGGCAAAGCAGGCGGCATCTGAGGGCAAAATCCTGCTGCCGGAGGGCATTGAAAAACAGCCCGATACCGAGATTATCAAGCAGCACGTCCAGCCCAAGAAGACGCGCATCGCTGTCGAAGCCAGGCTCAATCTCAAAGCCCTCGCTGATCTCCCGCAGGCTGCGCAGGAGATCAGAAACAGCTTCCCAGACATGAACTTTGAGTTTCGGATCACCATCAGCGCCGAAGGCGAGGCGCTCACGCCTGAACAAGTAGAACAGCTCAATACCATCCTTGTCGGCATCAGCCCGCAGTTGCGCCTGAGCTAA
- a CDS encoding DUF1156 domain-containing protein yields MSEGTTPTRRLIEEAFPLKKVSEDSKHEKNVRHGHISTLHIWPARRPLAASRASVIASLLPDPGDDASRAELCKRIESITRWGTENGPELHRFREEIRRAFGGRAPKVLDMFAGGGAIPFEAMRLGCDVTAIDYNPVAWLLLRCTLEYPQKLAGQTWPIPPEVVKYLESATRPASANPSTKRARTERSATVPPALPLTESSRPPERSAAVPAANAAIEQTLWQEQEMQRLGNLADHLRAWGGWVLDHARQELAPFYPAVNGKNPLTYLWARTVPCPDPNCGTEVPLLKTLWLSKAEGHRAALRLIPDGKSGPVRFEIWEPDEKEEPGQPTMTVAKATCPRCGTQLPTEYLRQQGQQHRMGAQMTAVVIEGNQSKEYRQPTEDDLASARMATEQLPLAESRIPLGRPRESIGLAYLSSRNQGVIIVRYGFNHFNDIFTDRALLMLLTLVYWTEQASLAMEETGYSTGLVEAIRAYLALVIDRIADRGSTLTHWDVGYQKIANTLSGVRLTISWDFAELNPTARTSGGFPGQLEWVARFIEHALEAANDGTSEVRQGSATDLTDRETYDAIITDPPYYDAVPYADLSDFFYVWLKRSLNGQFGSVFGAEVVPKQGELVQNAGLFEKDEQAARLNYESGMAKAFARAQQALRPDGIMVVVFAHKDVQAWETLVSAMIAAGWTVTASWPIDTEMGNRTRALNSAALASSIWLVCRKRPEEAGAGRYGDVMRRMQERITERLRYFWDQGISGPDFIWAAVGPALESYSSYREVRRLDGSHFTVGEFLREVRRLVTDFALGRILHGASTGTLDETTRYYLMHRHSFGLGPAPMGECILLAGGYGLNLDDLRGQRGILARGGARRAGSPAPVGGDASAAPPGDEEAGEDEGEARTAKMSGNDLRLLTFEERAGVERSSGVPVGRGGAGLGEPLPNGALPMVDMLHRLMALWSAGQTDALNQYITTHGLGPDNEAFWAMAQSILEMSDPKSRERTLLEALVSWGRRKGAVVMAAEAMLQLTLPETDLAE; encoded by the coding sequence ATGAGCGAGGGAACCACGCCAACCCGCCGTCTGATTGAAGAAGCCTTCCCGCTGAAGAAGGTCTCCGAAGATTCCAAGCACGAGAAGAACGTGCGACACGGCCATATCTCCACGCTGCACATCTGGCCCGCGCGCCGCCCGCTGGCCGCCTCGCGGGCCAGCGTGATTGCCTCGCTGCTGCCCGACCCTGGCGACGACGCCAGCCGCGCCGAACTCTGCAAGCGCATCGAAAGCATCACCCGCTGGGGAACGGAGAACGGGCCGGAACTCCACAGGTTCCGCGAGGAGATTCGCCGGGCGTTTGGCGGGCGCGCCCCCAAAGTGCTGGATATGTTCGCTGGCGGCGGAGCCATCCCCTTTGAGGCCATGCGGCTGGGCTGCGACGTGACCGCCATTGACTATAACCCGGTGGCCTGGCTGCTCTTGCGCTGCACGCTGGAATATCCGCAGAAGCTGGCGGGCCAGACCTGGCCTATTCCGCCAGAGGTAGTGAAATATCTGGAGTCGGCCACTCGCCCGGCAAGCGCGAATCCCAGCACAAAGCGCGCCCGTACCGAGCGCAGCGCCACCGTCCCGCCAGCGTTACCGTTGACCGAAAGCAGCCGCCCTCCCGAGCGCAGCGCCGCCGTCCCGGCGGCCAACGCCGCCATCGAGCAGACCCTCTGGCAAGAGCAAGAGATGCAGCGCCTGGGCAACCTGGCCGACCACCTGCGCGCCTGGGGAGGCTGGGTGCTGGACCACGCCCGCCAGGAGCTTGCGCCATTCTATCCCGCCGTCAATGGCAAAAACCCGCTGACCTACCTCTGGGCGCGTACCGTTCCCTGCCCTGACCCCAACTGCGGGACAGAGGTTCCGCTGCTCAAGACGCTCTGGTTAAGTAAAGCAGAGGGACATCGTGCCGCCTTACGCCTCATCCCTGATGGTAAATCAGGCCCAGTACGCTTCGAGATATGGGAACCTGATGAGAAGGAAGAGCCTGGACAACCTACAATGACCGTAGCAAAAGCTACTTGCCCGCGCTGCGGTACTCAACTTCCCACCGAGTATCTACGTCAGCAAGGACAGCAACACCGCATGGGCGCACAGATGACAGCAGTTGTTATAGAAGGCAATCAAAGCAAAGAATATCGCCAACCTACCGAAGATGATTTGGCTTCAGCACGAATGGCAACTGAACAATTACCATTAGCAGAATCGCGCATTCCGCTTGGTCGTCCAAGAGAATCAATTGGCTTAGCCTATCTTTCCTCACGGAATCAAGGAGTCATTATAGTTAGGTATGGTTTCAATCACTTCAATGATATATTCACAGATCGTGCCCTATTAATGCTGCTTACTTTGGTTTATTGGACTGAGCAAGCCTCTTTGGCTATGGAAGAAACGGGATATAGCACTGGCTTGGTTGAGGCAATTAGGGCATATCTTGCGTTGGTAATTGATCGCATTGCGGATCGTGGAAGCACTCTTACCCACTGGGATGTTGGTTATCAGAAGATCGCCAATACGTTATCTGGAGTTCGGTTAACCATTAGTTGGGATTTTGCCGAACTCAATCCAACAGCCAGAACTTCTGGCGGCTTTCCAGGCCAACTTGAGTGGGTTGCTAGATTTATTGAGCATGCCCTTGAGGCAGCAAACGATGGCACCTCGGAGGTACGTCAAGGCTCAGCTACCGATCTAACTGACAGAGAAACATATGATGCTATCATTACTGACCCTCCTTATTATGATGCTGTTCCCTATGCTGATCTTTCTGATTTCTTCTATGTCTGGCTCAAGCGCAGCCTGAACGGCCAATTTGGTAGCGTCTTCGGCGCAGAGGTTGTACCCAAGCAAGGCGAATTGGTTCAGAACGCTGGCCTGTTTGAGAAAGATGAGCAGGCTGCTCGTCTCAACTATGAATCGGGCATGGCAAAGGCATTTGCCCGCGCCCAGCAAGCCCTGCGACCCGATGGCATCATGGTTGTCGTCTTCGCCCATAAGGATGTACAGGCGTGGGAAACGCTGGTCAGCGCCATGATTGCCGCTGGCTGGACAGTCACCGCTTCCTGGCCGATTGATACCGAAATGGGCAATCGCACCCGCGCCCTGAACTCGGCGGCGCTGGCGTCATCGATCTGGCTGGTGTGCCGCAAGAGGCCGGAAGAGGCGGGCGCCGGGCGCTACGGCGATGTCATGCGCCGCATGCAGGAGCGCATCACCGAGCGCCTGCGCTACTTCTGGGACCAGGGCATTTCCGGCCCCGACTTCATCTGGGCGGCGGTGGGTCCGGCGCTGGAAAGCTACAGCAGCTACCGCGAGGTGCGCCGCCTGGACGGCAGCCACTTCACCGTCGGCGAGTTTCTGCGCGAGGTGCGGCGGCTCGTCACCGACTTTGCCCTGGGGCGCATCCTGCACGGGGCCAGTACCGGCACGCTCGACGAAACCACGCGCTATTACCTCATGCACCGGCACAGCTTCGGGCTGGGTCCGGCCCCGATGGGCGAGTGTATCCTGCTGGCTGGCGGCTATGGCCTCAACCTGGACGACCTGCGCGGCCAGCGCGGCATCCTCGCCAGAGGCGGCGCCAGGCGAGCCGGTTCCCCCGCCCCTGTCGGCGGGGACGCCAGCGCCGCGCCCCCCGGCGACGAAGAGGCGGGCGAGGACGAGGGCGAGGCCCGCACTGCCAAAATGTCCGGCAATGACCTGCGCCTGCTCACCTTCGAGGAGCGCGCCGGGGTGGAGCGTAGCTCTGGCGTCCCCGTCGGCAGGGGCGGGGCTGGCCTGGGCGAACCGCTGCCCAACGGCGCGCTGCCTATGGTTGATATGCTCCACCGGCTGATGGCGCTCTGGTCGGCTGGTCAGACCGACGCTCTCAACCAGTACATCACCACGCACGGCCTGGGGCCGGACAACGAAGCCTTCTGGGCGATGGCGCAGAGCATCCTGGAGATGAGCGACCCCAAGAGCCGCGAACGCACCCTGCTGGAGGCGCTGGTCAGTTGGGGCCGCCGCAAGGGTGCTGTCGTCATGGCCGCCGAAGCGATGCTTCAGCTTACTTTGCCAGAAACTGATCTGGCCGAATAG
- a CDS encoding rhomboid family intramembrane serine protease → MKPQDFLSKKEAAPVPRGGERRYLPLLTLSFLLITAIGAVLQLLFPEVFLALRRDPAALEAGEGWRILSPLLVLDGEVFWHFVYDALGLFLVGALVERLLGRGRWLILFFAAALAGNIAGYAWNPYGAGASTALCGLIGGLVIWQIKRSDFYLLASLYALGLASVLALEAIIAVFIANALFGIVVAALACGLLINLLLRLLRRKPDTSASAYFVFAVVLLSALALVVLRDLHGVALLTGLGVAALLRWRKPIFRRLPFAR, encoded by the coding sequence ATGAAACCTCAGGATTTCCTCTCAAAAAAAGAGGCAGCACCTGTTCCAAGAGGAGGGGAGCGGCGCTATCTGCCGCTGCTCACACTCTCCTTCTTGCTCATCACCGCCATTGGAGCCGTTCTCCAACTCCTCTTTCCCGAAGTGTTCCTGGCCCTGCGGCGCGATCCTGCCGCGCTGGAAGCGGGCGAGGGGTGGCGCATTCTATCGCCCCTGCTGGTACTTGATGGAGAGGTCTTCTGGCACTTCGTCTACGATGCCCTGGGCCTTTTCCTCGTAGGCGCTCTGGTCGAGCGGCTGCTGGGGCGAGGCCGCTGGCTCATCCTCTTCTTTGCCGCCGCGCTAGCCGGTAATATCGCTGGTTATGCCTGGAACCCCTACGGCGCTGGCGCGTCCACCGCGCTTTGCGGGCTGATCGGCGGCTTAGTAATCTGGCAAATCAAGCGCAGCGACTTCTACCTGCTCGCCTCCCTGTACGCGCTGGGCCTCGCCTCCGTCCTGGCCCTGGAAGCCATCATCGCTGTGTTCATCGCCAACGCGTTGTTCGGTATCGTCGTCGCTGCGCTGGCCTGCGGGCTGCTCATCAACCTCCTGCTGCGCCTGCTCAGGCGCAAGCCCGACACCTCTGCCAGCGCCTATTTCGTCTTCGCAGTGGTCCTTCTCTCCGCGCTGGCGCTGGTTGTCCTGCGCGACCTGCATGGCGTGGCCCTTCTCACCGGACTTGGCGTGGCTGCCCTACTCCGCTGGCGCAAGCCCATATTCCGCCGCCTGCCTTTTGCAAGGTGA
- a CDS encoding zinc-dependent alcohol dehydrogenase, protein MKAVVFHGVGDIRLDDVPEPTLKEPTDAIVRLTASAICGTDLHMVRGTMPGMVPGTILGHEGVGVVEDFGPEVRNLKRGERVVIAATIACGVCSYCRVGYFAMCDKANPNGPQAGGAFFGGPKESGAFNGLQAERARIPYANVGLVKLPDEVSDEDAIILSDIFPTGYFGAKLAEIAPGNSVAVFGCGPVGQCAIASARLLGAGRILAIDNNPSRLDVARRQGAEAINFDAENPVQVIRDLTAGIGVDRAIDAVGVDASRPHSGPAAGQMQQRAQEFQQEVQEIAPVVHPSNGNWRPGDAPPLALEWAVQGLAKAGTLSIIGIYPQTDRFFPIGLAMNRNLTVNMGNCHHRKYLPRLVDLVRNGTIKPSQIISQQKPLHSAVEAYKAFDEHKEGWVKVELQPA, encoded by the coding sequence ATGAAAGCCGTTGTCTTTCATGGAGTTGGGGATATTCGCCTGGATGATGTCCCTGAACCTACATTGAAGGAGCCAACCGACGCGATTGTTCGCCTGACTGCGAGCGCCATCTGTGGGACTGATCTGCATATGGTGCGCGGGACAATGCCAGGGATGGTCCCTGGCACGATTCTAGGCCATGAAGGGGTAGGTGTGGTCGAGGATTTTGGGCCAGAAGTGCGTAACCTCAAGCGCGGCGAGCGGGTGGTTATTGCCGCGACAATTGCTTGCGGTGTTTGCTCGTACTGTCGGGTGGGCTACTTTGCCATGTGCGACAAAGCCAACCCGAACGGACCCCAGGCGGGCGGAGCCTTCTTTGGCGGGCCGAAAGAATCGGGGGCGTTCAATGGCCTTCAGGCGGAACGGGCGCGCATTCCCTATGCGAACGTGGGGCTGGTCAAGCTGCCGGATGAGGTGAGCGACGAGGATGCGATTATCCTCTCGGACATCTTTCCTACCGGCTACTTTGGGGCCAAATTGGCTGAGATTGCCCCTGGGAACAGCGTAGCGGTTTTTGGCTGCGGGCCTGTCGGCCAGTGCGCCATTGCCAGTGCCAGGCTTTTAGGGGCTGGGCGTATCCTGGCAATTGACAACAACCCGTCTCGGCTCGATGTGGCGCGTCGGCAGGGGGCCGAGGCCATCAATTTTGATGCGGAAAATCCGGTGCAGGTCATCCGTGATCTCACCGCTGGCATTGGCGTTGACCGCGCGATAGATGCCGTTGGCGTGGACGCGAGCCGCCCGCACAGCGGCCCCGCTGCCGGACAGATGCAGCAGCGCGCGCAGGAGTTCCAGCAAGAGGTACAGGAGATTGCGCCTGTGGTTCACCCCAGCAACGGCAACTGGCGACCCGGCGACGCGCCCCCGCTGGCGCTGGAGTGGGCGGTGCAAGGGCTGGCGAAAGCAGGTACGCTTTCGATTATCGGCATCTATCCCCAGACGGACCGCTTCTTCCCAATCGGTCTGGCGATGAACCGGAACCTGACGGTAAATATGGGGAATTGCCACCACCGCAAGTATCTCCCCAGGCTGGTTGATCTGGTGCGCAACGGCACCATCAAGCCGAGCCAGATCATCAGCCAGCAAAAGCCGCTGCATTCCGCCGTTGAAGCCTATAAGGCATTTGACGAGCATAAAGAGGGATGGGTCAAGGTGGAGCTTCAGCCCGCCTGA